DNA from Prunus persica cultivar Lovell chromosome G6, Prunus_persica_NCBIv2, whole genome shotgun sequence:
TAAGTttgctatttatttatttttgttgcaaCTTGTACGTACGTACGTTGTTATTTGATCTCAATTCTCTAATGGTTGGAATTTATTAATTTGGGTTTACTTTGTAGAATTCTAGCAAATCGGGAGGCGGCCCGACGAGCTCACTCTAGGAAGAAAGAGTACGAGAGAAAGCTCGAAAGAGAGGCCAAGGAGGCAGAAGTAAtcctttatatttattaaacaTATTTACTTGCtttctttgttatttgttCGACATGAGTGGAACGAGCTCTGTGTGTTTTGGTTTATTAAGTTTACCAAATGATTGATTTTCGATTGcctacaaaaaaatttggagaaaaaaggatttatttatttattttgctagagtttttttttttagtacaaacgattggaggaggagggtttacacaaatattcattagaTGTCATGGGATTTTGAACCTTTATCCACATGGTTGGAGATGGAAGCTCGACTGACAATACATGATTGAGTGTTTAGCCTCTCACAAATATGAATGTCCGCACTTTAATATTCATCTGTACACATGTTATATATGTTCATTGAATTTTGTTCACCAAATAACGTGACAGTATTTAAttaactttaatttaaatttaatttaaactgcattcacacacatatatatactagcACATCATTTTGGTCAACAAATTGGTGACCCTGGCAATATTATTGATATTCATTCATGTTGTGAAATATATCTTCAATTGTATGAAGACCAAAACTTTGGTTTGCATCAATAGCCAGGttacctttaaaaaaaattaatcatgCCGAATTGGAACCCAATATTctttttgaaatgaaattcttatttttattgttctcTGGGGGAATTATATACAGGAGAGGGTAGCAATGCTGGCTTCAAAAGTGGCTTTCCAACGAATGCATCTCACGATACTATCAGGGAAGAACAGCCAGATGAGGGAGACGCTGCAAGTTCTTGAGAATCACCAGGCTCACAAAGAAggtatataaataattaattatcacTCCTACACTTGATTGGATTACCTATATTGATTGATTAATTGTGTGATTAATTGCAGCTGAGACTGAGGCACTGgtgaaggagagagaaacgCTTCTTCTCCTTCGGAGTTTGCAGCTGCAACAACAACAAGGCGGCAGCAGCCGCAGCAGCAATAATCCAAACAACGTggataaatgaaaattcaaatatgtacttttcttttgcatCCAATCCAATGTATGAAATGAATTTCTCGGACCACAGGGTTTTTATATATTG
Protein-coding regions in this window:
- the LOC109949972 gene encoding basic leucine zipper 6-like, producing the protein MEQQQAKTSAGNHSQSAASGSTSSPENKSSQMETIQSPNPIPSSTGDAGPSDPKQLRRILANREAARRAHSRKKEYERKLEREAKEAEERVAMLASKVAFQRMHLTILSGKNSQMRETLQVLENHQAHKEAETEALVKERETLLLLRSLQLQQQQGGSSRSSNNPNNVDK